TAGAAAATGAACAAAGAAAAATGGATGAAATATATAATAAACTAATTCAGAAATTTGATAAAAATAGAAAGCGTTATTCCAAATTAAAGCAAAAGTTAATTAATTCTCAAGAAATGTGGATAAAATATTCAGATGAAGAAATGACGAATTATGGAATGTATAGAAATTGGTATAACCTATGCGTTAGAGAAAAATCTGTAACAAGAGAACGGATTAATTTAATACAACAAAGAATATTGGAATTAACAAATGAATATAAAAAATATTTAGATTAAAATAATAATTGAAAAAATCTGTTTCATAGATTGTTGAATAATTTATGGAACAGGCTTTTTTGTTTATAAGTAAAGTAAATTTATTTTTAATAATCAAAAAGAGATACTTATGAATCTATTGAATGACTTTTAGAGGAGGCAATCGCCTCCTCTATTTATAGTTATTAAAAAAATTGTATTACAAAATATCCAACCAGGTTGGATTGAAAAAATATTAATAATACTTTTTAAGTGGAGGATATAGATAATGGTAGAATTCCCATACAATCATCTTAACTTTGCATTCTGGACAGTAAAAAGGATTCATTCCAAAAGTTATGTACATCTGCCTCTGATAAAATGAATATTTTGATACGGAAATATTTTTCCTAAA
The DNA window shown above is from Leptotrichia wadei and carries:
- a CDS encoding lysozyme inhibitor LprI family protein, which codes for MRKIIFIFVVFSLVSFSKDLEIKTVKFFSACGENDNEHLKILENEQRKMDEIYNKLIQKFDKNRKRYSKLKQKLINSQEMWIKYSDEEMTNYGMYRNWYNLCVREKSVTRERINLIQQRILELTNEYKKYLD